The following is a genomic window from Azospirillaceae bacterium.
ACCAGCACGGTGCGCGCCTGGCCGGCCTTGATGAAATTGTCGGCCACGGCCAGGGCATAGACGAAGCCGGAGCAGACGGCCTGCACATCGAAGGCGGCCCCGCGGGTCATGCCCAATGCCGCCTGCACCTTGGCGGCGGTGGCGGGAAAGGTCTGGTCCGGGGTGGCGGTGGCCAGGACGATCAGGTCCAGTTCATCCACGGAAACGTCGCCATGGGCCAGGGCAGCCTGCGCCGCCTTCAGCGCCAGGTCGGAGGTCTTCTCCCCCTCTGCGGCGATGTGGCGGCTGCGGATGCCGGTGCGTTGGGTGATCCACTCGTCCGAAGTATCGACCATCTTGGCCAGGTCGTCGTTCGTCACCACGCGGGCCGGCAGGTAAGAGCCGCAGCCCACGATCACGGAGCGCATAACCATAGTTCAACCAGCCATAGGGTGTGCCGTCACTGGGCGACGGCCTGGGGATCGGTGCCCGGGACGGGTGCGGCCGCCTGCAGGCTTTCCTGCAGCAAGGCGAGTTCCTTGCGGATTTTTTCGTTGAAGCCGTGCTGGACCAGATCCACGGCCACGCAGATGGCGTTGGCGAAGCCCAGGCCGTCGGTGCCGCCGTGGCTTTTTACGCAGACGCCCTGCAGGCCCAGGAACATGCCGCCGTTGTAGCGGCGCGGATCCGTGCGCCGGCGCAGCTTGTTAAGGGCGCCGCGGGCCAGCAGGTAGCCCAGCTTGGCCAGCAGCGACGACTGGAAGGTGCCGCGCAGATATTCGCCGAACATCTTGCCAGTGCCCTCGATGGTCTTCAGGGCGATGTTGCCGGTGAAGCCGTCCGTCACCACCACGTCGACGGTGCCGGCGGCGATGTCGGTGCCTTCCACGAATCCGTGGAAGTTGCGGGCCAACGGGGTGGCGCGCAGGGCGGCGGCGGCGTCGCGGATGGCCTCATGGCCCTTCTGCTCTTCCGAACCGACGTTCAGCAGGCCGATGCTGGGCTCCAGCAGGCCCAAAACGGTCTGGGCGAAGACCGTGCCCAGGACGGCGAACTGCACCAGGTTGTCGGCGTCGCATTCCAGGTTGGCGCCCAGATCCAGCATCACGCAATCGCCGCGCATGGTGGGCAGCATGGATGCGATGGCCGGCCGGTCGATGCCCGGCAGGGTCTTCAGCACGAACTTGGCCATGGCCATCAGCGCGCCGGTGTTGCCGGCGGAGACGACGCTGGCCGCCTCCCCCGACGCCACGGCATCGATGGCCAGGCGCATGCTGGAACCGCGCCCAGCACGAAGGGCCACGGACGGCTTCGCGTCCATGGCCACAACGTCGGCTGTATGACGAACCTGGGAAATCGCCTTCAGTGCGGGCCGAGTATCGAGAAGCGCACGAATGCGCTGCTCGTCACCGACAAACAGGAAATCGACATTGGGGCAGCGTTCACGCGCAATGTCGGCGCCGTCCACCACCATGTCCGGGGCATGATCCCCGCCCATGGCATCCAGGGCGATTCGCACGCGCGTGCTCACCGGACAGCGACCTCCTCAAGCACCGGGCGAACCGGATCAGGCGGCGGCAGCAGCGGTATCGACGACGACCTCGCGGCCGTCGTAGTGGCCGCAGGAGCCACAGACGTGATGCGGGCGGGTCAGCTCGCCGCAGTTGCCGCACTCATGGTGCGCACCGGCGGAGATCGCGTGGTGCGAACGGCGCATGTCGCGGCGAGACTTGGAGGTCTTTTTCTTAGGAACGGCCATGATCGTCTACTCTCTACTCGATTAAGACGACCACTCACGTGCCGTCTTGCTAATCATCGTCAGGCCCCATGCTTTATCCAAATCGCTTCCCTTTTCCCACCCCCAATTTTTTGGGGACCGGCTTGCGGAAAACGATATGAGGCCAAACGACAAGGAACCCGGCCCAATCCTGGACCGGATCAAACAGGGCGCCTTCAATACTTGAAATCCCCCGCAAGGGCAAGCGCCAAAGACCAAATTATGTCTTGGGACGCAGCTTCGCAAGGGCGGCGAAGGGATTCGGCTTGCCCTCGGGCGCGGAGAGGGTGGGATTCGAAGCAACGGTATCATCCGACTCCGGCGCATCCGCCGGGGCATCGCCGCCCGCCGTGTCCGGCGGCGGCTCATTGGGGGCGTCGGGAAACTCCCCTTCCCCGTCCCAATCCTCCACATGGATGAAGCGGTCGGAGTCGGCCTTGCGCGGATAGGGATCCAGCGCCAGGGACAGGTGCTGGGTCACCAATTCACCGATGTCGATGCGGCCGCTTTCGATGGGCTCGGGCGGGTCGGCCTCATCATCCAGGCCCAGGTTCTCCAGCTCTTCCTCATCCTTGGGCACCAGGTGGGCCGGCGCGTACAGGGCCTGGAACGTGTCCCGCACGGATGCCGCCATCGGTTCCAGCGTCACCACGCAGCTCTGCACCACCTGGGCGTCCAACTCGCCGGTGACGCGCACCATCTGGCCGCCGCGGATACGCCGCAGACGCACCAGGGCCGTCAGGCTGTCCAGCGACACCAAATCCAAGCGCCGGGCCAGCGCCGCGCGCTCCACCGGGGTGGCGGTGATCTTCTCCACGGTTTCACGGGATGAGACCTTGTCGGCGATGACGGAACGGGAAAATTCAGGGGTCATGTCGGTCATGACGCGTACTCCAACACTCAAAAACGAATGAAAAGGGTCACAGGCTTGGCGAAACGGGAAAGGACGGCCCGTCAGCCAGCAGGGACGGCAGCGGCTGGGCCGCCAGGCGCATGGCGGCGGCACGGACATAAACGGCCGTCGCGGTGACTTCCGGCCCGTCGGGCAGGGTGGAGCCGAAGAGGTTGCGGTCCAACGCCTCCCGTAGCGCCTGCTCATCCCCGGCAGCAGCAGCCTTCAAGCCCGATTCGTAGGCGTCGGCCCGGCCGTAGAAGTGCTTGCCCAGATCCTTGACCTTCTTGCCCACGACCATTTCGCTGGCGCCCAGTTCGCGCAGGCTGAAATCCAGGTCGGTAAACATGTGATCGAACAAGGCCTGGTTGAGGTCGGCCAGGGCCCGGCCTTCGCCCGCCAGCCGGCGCATGACCAGCCAGGCGTGCAGGGCGATCACCTCGAACCGGCCCTCGACCGTATCGGGAACACCGCGCCCCTCTCCCGCCGCCGCCGCGTAGAACGCGGGCTGGCGGGATTGGTCGACGATGCCGGCGTAAAGGCGCAACACCGCCGCCTGCTGGCTGGGGCGGCGGAACAGGCGCTGAAGCAAGGCGATCACGGCTGGGGAACCCGGCTTTCGTTGACAGGACGGAACGGCTGGTGCGATTGTCACCGGCCAGATGGGGGGCGGTTGTCCACCGGTCAAGCGGGGCAAGGAACGCCACGCTGGATGGGAAAACCTGATGACCCCGGGCCGGACGGCGGCCTTTTACGGTTTATTGGGTCCAGCGCGACGGGTGCCGGACCGCTGAACCGTGAAACGAAGCCAACCCGCGATCAACGTTCTTGGGATTAACGTCTTAGACCATGCCGAACAAGACCCTTAAGTTGCCGTCGCCCGCCTGCCTCCTCGCGGTTGGTCTTGTTGGGATGGGCCTGAGCGCCTGCACGCCGCAGATCAACAACCGCGGCAACCTGGTGGAAGATCGGCGCCTGGCCGATATCCACGCCGGCACCAGCACCAAGGAAGACGTGCAGAAGGCCCTGGGTTCGCCCAGCTCCACCGGCACAGTCGACGCCAATATCTGGTACTACATCGGCAGCATCACGGAGAACGAAGCCTTCTTCGATCCGCAGACGGTGCAGCAGCGCGTGCTGCAGGTCAGCTTCAACGACCAGGGCGTGGTCAGCACCGTCGGCGACCTGGACCTGGACCA
Proteins encoded in this region:
- the plsX gene encoding phosphate acyltransferase PlsX, with the protein product MSTRVRIALDAMGGDHAPDMVVDGADIARERCPNVDFLFVGDEQRIRALLDTRPALKAISQVRHTADVVAMDAKPSVALRAGRGSSMRLAIDAVASGEAASVVSAGNTGALMAMAKFVLKTLPGIDRPAIASMLPTMRGDCVMLDLGANLECDADNLVQFAVLGTVFAQTVLGLLEPSIGLLNVGSEEQKGHEAIRDAAAALRATPLARNFHGFVEGTDIAAGTVDVVVTDGFTGNIALKTIEGTGKMFGEYLRGTFQSSLLAKLGYLLARGALNKLRRRTDPRRYNGGMFLGLQGVCVKSHGGTDGLGFANAICVAVDLVQHGFNEKIRKELALLQESLQAAAPVPGTDPQAVAQ
- the rpmF gene encoding 50S ribosomal protein L32, giving the protein MAVPKKKTSKSRRDMRRSHHAISAGAHHECGNCGELTRPHHVCGSCGHYDGREVVVDTAAAAA
- a CDS encoding DUF177 domain-containing protein, with amino-acid sequence MTDMTPEFSRSVIADKVSSRETVEKITATPVERAALARRLDLVSLDSLTALVRLRRIRGGQMVRVTGELDAQVVQSCVVTLEPMAASVRDTFQALYAPAHLVPKDEEELENLGLDDEADPPEPIESGRIDIGELVTQHLSLALDPYPRKADSDRFIHVEDWDGEGEFPDAPNEPPPDTAGGDAPADAPESDDTVASNPTLSAPEGKPNPFAALAKLRPKT
- a CDS encoding ubiquinol-cytochrome C chaperone family protein, yielding MIALLQRLFRRPSQQAAVLRLYAGIVDQSRQPAFYAAAAGEGRGVPDTVEGRFEVIALHAWLVMRRLAGEGRALADLNQALFDHMFTDLDFSLRELGASEMVVGKKVKDLGKHFYGRADAYESGLKAAAAGDEQALREALDRNLFGSTLPDGPEVTATAVYVRAAAMRLAAQPLPSLLADGPSFPVSPSL
- the bamE gene encoding outer membrane protein assembly factor BamE; its protein translation is MGLSACTPQINNRGNLVEDRRLADIHAGTSTKEDVQKALGSPSSTGTVDANIWYYIGSITENEAFFDPQTVQQRVLQVSFNDQGVVSTVGDLDLDQQQDVTPEDRETPTAGHDVTFLEQLMGNLNREKKKDDKKKKGGGGGGGGGGS